Proteins encoded in a region of the Eschrichtius robustus isolate mEscRob2 chromosome 14, mEscRob2.pri, whole genome shotgun sequence genome:
- the MMP17 gene encoding matrix metalloproteinase-17 has translation MSAMRRHATRGPSPPPPRARVPPLPLLLLALAARGGCAAPAPRAENLSLGVEWLSRFGYLPPADPETGQLQTPEELSKAIVAMQRFGGLEATGVLDEATLALMRTPRCSLPDLPAAAPARRRRQAPAPTKWGRRNLSWRVRTFPRDSPLGRDTVRALMHYALKVWSDLTPLNFHEVAGSAADIQIDFSTADHNDRYPFDGPGGAVAHAFFPGDHRTAGDTHFDDDEAWTFRSSDAHGMDLFAVAVHEFGHAIGLSHVAATRSIMQPYYQGPVGDPLRYGLPYEDRVRVWQLYGVRESVSPTAQPDTPEPEEPPLLPEPPDDRSSSPPRKDVPHRCSAHFDAVAQIRGEAFFFKGKYFWRLTRDRHLVSLQPAQVHRFWRGLPLHLDSVDAVYERTSDHKIVFFKGDRYWVFKDNNVEEGYPRPISDFGLPPGGVDAAFSWAHNDKTYFFKDQLYWRYDEHTRRMDPGHPAQSPPWRGGPSTLDAAMRWSDGAAYFFRGTEYWKVLDGELEVAPGCPQSTARDWLVCRDPPADPKGADGEAGAHARPGQRDHSRSEDAYEVCSCTSIAAPAPRAADPLLAALLSFLWTAARALAL, from the exons GAGTGGCTGAGCAGGTTCGGCTACCTGCCCCCAGCAGACCCGGAAACGGGGCAGCTGCAGACGCCAGAGGAGCTGTCCAAGGCCATCGTGGCCATGCAGCGGTTCGGAGGCCTGGAGGCCACTGGCGTCCTGG ATGAGGCCACCCTGGCGCTGATGAGAACCCCACGCTGTTCCCTCCCTGACCTCCCAGCTGCAGCCCCGGCTCGAAGGAGGCGCCAGGCTCCAGCCCCGACCAAGTGGGGCAGGAGGAACCTGTCATGGAG GGTCCGCACGTTCCCGCGGGACTCGCCCCTGGGCCGCGACACGGTACGCGCGCTCATGCACTACGCGCTCAAAGTCTGGAGCGACCTCACGCCCCTGAACTTCCACGAGGTGGCCGGCAGTGCCGCCGACATCCAGATCGACTTCTCCACAGCTGACCACAACGACCGCTACCCCTTCGACGGCCCCGGCGGCGCGGTGGCCCACGCCTTCTTCCCGGGCGACCACCGCACCGCAGGGGACACCCACTTTGACGACGACGAGGCCTGGACGTTCCGCTCCTCAG ATGCCCACGGCATGGACCTGTTCGCAGTGGCTGTCCACGAGTTTGGCCACGCCATCGGGCTGAGCCACGTGGCGGCCACACGCTCCATCATGCAGCCGTACTACCAGGGCCCGGTGGGCGACCCGCTGCGCTACGGGCTCCCCTATGAGGACCGGGTGCGCGTCTGGCAGCTGTACG GCGTGCGGGAGTCCGTGTCCCCAACGGCACAGCCGGACACCCCGGAGCCCGAGGAGCCACCCCTCCTGCCGGAACCCCCTGACGATCGCTCTAGCAGCCC gCCCAGGAAGGATGTGCCCCACAGATGCAGCGCCCACTTTGACGCCGTGGCCCAGATCCGAGGCGAGGCCTTCTTCTTCAAAG GCAAGTACTTCTGGCGGCTGACCCGGGACCGGCACCTGGTGTCGCTGCAGCCGGCACAGGTGCACCGCTTCTGGCGGGGCCTGCCGCTGCACCTGGACAGCGTGGATGCCGTGTACGAGCGCACCAGTGACCACAAGATCGTCTTCTTCAAAG GAGACAGATACTGGGTGTTTAAGGACAATAACGTAGAGGAAGGATACCCGCGGCCCATCTCGGACTTCGGCCTCCCGCCGGGCGGCGTCGATGCTGCCTTCTCCTGGGCCCACAATGACAAGACTTATTTCTTTAAGGACCAGCTGTACTGGCGCTACGATGAGCACACACGGCGCATGGACCCTGGCCACCCCGCCCAGAGCCCCCCATGGAGGGGCGGCCCCAGCACGCTCGACGCTGCCATGCGCTGGTCCGATG GTGCCGCCTACTTCTTCCGCGGCACGGAGTACTGGAAGGTGCTGGACGGCGAGCTGGAGGTGGCGCCCGGGTGCCCGCAGTCCACGGCCCGGGACTGGCTAGTCTGCAGAGACCCGCCCGCTGACCCCAAGGGCGCAGACGGAGAGGCCGGGGCCCACGCCCGGCCGGGGCAGCGCGACCACAGCCGCTCAGAGGACGCCTACGAGGTCTGCTCCTGCACCTCCATCGCTGCCCCAGCACCGCGGGCCGCGGACCCACTGCTGGCCGCGCTGCTGAGCTTCCTGTGGACAGCGGCCCGGGCCCTGGCGCTATGA